Proteins encoded within one genomic window of Spirulina major PCC 6313:
- a CDS encoding ribonucleoside-diphosphate reductase subunit alpha encodes MQPTHDTTTLITPVQPNISVIKRDGTTAPLNIKRIRDVVLWACEGFEVNSVALESGLKTRLRHGVTTREIQDNLINCALEMCSPEEPDWRYVAGRLHIWSLWKDTLVARHYQYDNYPQTVNVQITANAYDDRILTYTPDELAQAGNWINPDYDLDYDYAGAVMLTKRYLLPNELPQEALLTCALLIASVEEHHNRMVWARRIYEAIASRKISLATPILANLRVPGGSLASCFITAMEDNLESIFHEITNTARISKGGGGVGMNVSRIRATGSRVMGKENASGGVLPWVKLLNDTAIAVNQGGRRAGAVTVSLDIWHLDIPEFLECQTENGDVRRKAYDVFPQIVIVDEFMQRVKTKQDWTLVDPYEVNRVLGFELAELWGDRFDSAYAEVEQACEDGRLKLFHRVNARELFKEAMRTQVETGLPYMSFKDTINRLNPNKHEGYIPATNLCVESFSNVKPGKLAHTCNLVSLNLANIDDDLAHHCETSVRILDNTIDLTNAPFDASGAHNDRYRTIGVGAMGLADWLAKRRLKYGDRTEISTLFENMGYHCTRYSMELAQERGAYPAFEGSEWSRGNVLGGRDLDWINANATQPERWHQLARDIQTHGIRNSHVTAIAPNTSSSLVQGCTASILPTYSKFYYDKWAKGVVPIAPPFISDRFWFYTENKVMDQRIVVDAVATIQQWIDTGISMELLFNLNEGVYHDGVLTAKDIYETLVHAWEQGCKAIYYIRTVQKDNYKESDTCVACAN; translated from the coding sequence ATGCAACCGACCCATGACACCACCACACTAATCACCCCCGTCCAACCCAACATCAGCGTCATTAAACGCGATGGCACTACGGCCCCCCTCAACATCAAACGGATTCGGGACGTTGTGTTATGGGCCTGCGAAGGATTTGAGGTGAATTCTGTGGCGTTAGAATCGGGTCTAAAAACACGGTTGCGCCATGGGGTTACGACCCGTGAAATTCAAGACAATCTGATCAACTGTGCCCTAGAGATGTGTAGCCCAGAGGAACCGGATTGGCGGTACGTGGCGGGGCGGCTTCACATTTGGAGCCTCTGGAAAGATACCCTTGTCGCACGTCACTACCAGTACGACAACTACCCCCAAACGGTTAACGTCCAAATCACCGCCAACGCCTACGACGATCGCATCCTCACCTACACCCCCGATGAACTGGCCCAGGCCGGAAATTGGATCAACCCCGATTACGACCTTGACTATGACTATGCCGGAGCGGTGATGCTCACCAAGCGATATTTATTGCCTAATGAATTACCCCAAGAGGCGCTGCTCACCTGTGCCCTGCTCATCGCCTCAGTGGAGGAACACCACAACCGCATGGTGTGGGCGCGTCGGATTTACGAAGCGATCGCCAGCCGGAAAATTTCCCTCGCCACCCCCATCCTCGCCAATCTCCGCGTCCCCGGTGGCTCCCTGGCCTCCTGCTTCATTACCGCCATGGAAGACAACCTAGAGAGCATCTTCCACGAAATCACCAACACCGCTCGGATCAGTAAAGGCGGCGGCGGCGTGGGGATGAATGTCTCTCGCATTCGAGCGACAGGCTCACGGGTGATGGGCAAGGAAAACGCATCGGGCGGAGTGCTTCCCTGGGTGAAGTTGCTCAACGATACAGCGATCGCTGTCAATCAGGGCGGTCGCCGCGCCGGGGCTGTGACAGTTTCCCTCGATATTTGGCACCTTGATATCCCTGAATTCCTCGAATGCCAAACCGAGAATGGGGATGTGAGAAGGAAGGCGTATGACGTTTTCCCACAGATTGTCATCGTTGATGAATTTATGCAGCGCGTCAAAACGAAGCAAGACTGGACATTGGTAGACCCCTACGAAGTGAACCGCGTCTTAGGCTTTGAGTTGGCGGAACTGTGGGGCGATCGCTTTGACTCTGCCTATGCCGAAGTGGAGCAAGCCTGTGAAGATGGCCGGTTAAAACTCTTTCACCGAGTCAATGCGCGGGAACTGTTCAAAGAAGCGATGCGGACACAGGTAGAAACCGGCCTGCCCTACATGAGTTTTAAGGACACCATTAATCGTTTAAACCCGAATAAACACGAAGGTTACATTCCTGCAACAAACTTGTGTGTGGAGTCATTTAGTAATGTTAAGCCCGGTAAATTGGCGCATACATGTAATTTAGTTTCGCTGAATTTAGCGAATATTGATGATGATTTGGCGCATCATTGTGAAACATCGGTGCGAATTTTGGATAACACCATCGACCTTACTAATGCCCCTTTCGATGCCAGCGGTGCTCATAACGATCGCTATCGGACAATTGGCGTGGGGGCGATGGGGTTGGCGGATTGGTTGGCGAAGCGGCGTTTGAAGTATGGCGATCGCACCGAAATCAGCACTCTCTTTGAGAACATGGGTTATCACTGCACCCGCTATTCCATGGAACTCGCCCAGGAGCGCGGCGCATATCCTGCCTTTGAGGGTTCAGAGTGGAGCCGGGGTAATGTCCTGGGCGGACGTGATCTGGATTGGATCAACGCCAACGCCACACAACCGGAACGCTGGCATCAACTTGCACGGGACATCCAAACCCACGGCATTCGTAACAGTCATGTGACCGCGATCGCCCCCAATACCTCATCCTCCCTCGTCCAAGGCTGTACCGCGTCCATCCTGCCCACCTACAGTAAGTTTTACTACGACAAGTGGGCCAAAGGAGTTGTCCCGATCGCACCGCCCTTCATTAGCGATCGCTTCTGGTTCTACACCGAAAACAAAGTGATGGATCAGCGCATCGTCGTTGATGCCGTCGCCACGATTCAGCAATGGATCGACACAGGCATCAGCATGGAACTACTGTTCAATCTAAATGAGGGTGTGTACCACGACGGGGTGCTGACAGCCAAGGATATTTATGAAACCCTCGTTCACGCCTGGGAACAAGGCTGCAAAGCAATCTACTACATCCGCACCGTCCAAAAAGACAACTACAAAGAGTCCGACACCTGTGTCGCCTGCGCCAATTAA
- a CDS encoding aldo/keto reductase, with translation MDYRRFGRTNLKLSVFSLGTMRGLHDPQQFQRTLSAAVDGGINHIETAQGYGNSEIYLGQALQSLPPGERDRLILTTKLTPTADPAQLRPQLEQSLQRLQRDRLDCFALHGLNTPAHLHWLNQGGFDVLKKAQHDGLIRFIGFSTHGALELILKALHTHAFDFVNLHYYLLFQRNAPVLDVAQAQDLGTLIISPRDKGGQLFNPPDRLRSLCHPISPVGLNYRFLLADSRITTLSVGATTAADLDEPLQWGDRTEPLTPTEAQILARLRTAQGETLGPDYCQQCYACLPCPAAIQIPEVLRLRNLAVGYEMTDFGKYRYGMFEKAGHWFPGRRGDRCTDCGDCLPRCPHHLNIPALLRDTHARLRGPSRRRLWED, from the coding sequence ATGGACTATCGCCGGTTTGGTCGCACCAACCTCAAGCTTTCGGTTTTTTCCCTGGGGACGATGCGCGGCCTCCATGATCCCCAGCAGTTTCAACGCACCCTATCCGCTGCCGTCGATGGGGGCATTAACCACATTGAAACGGCTCAAGGCTACGGCAATAGCGAGATCTATCTGGGCCAAGCCTTGCAGTCTCTACCACCGGGGGAGCGCGATCGCCTCATCCTCACCACCAAACTCACCCCCACCGCCGACCCCGCCCAACTCCGCCCCCAACTCGAACAGTCTTTACAACGATTACAGCGCGATCGCCTCGACTGTTTCGCCCTCCACGGTTTGAACACCCCGGCACATCTTCACTGGTTGAATCAAGGCGGTTTCGATGTGCTTAAAAAGGCCCAGCATGACGGCTTAATCCGTTTTATTGGCTTCTCCACCCATGGCGCGTTAGAGCTGATCCTGAAAGCCCTCCACACCCACGCCTTCGATTTCGTCAATCTTCACTATTACCTCTTGTTCCAGCGCAATGCTCCGGTGCTCGATGTTGCCCAGGCCCAGGATCTCGGCACGCTGATCATTTCGCCCCGCGACAAAGGCGGCCAGTTGTTTAATCCTCCCGATCGCCTCCGTTCCCTCTGTCACCCCATCTCGCCGGTGGGGTTGAATTACCGTTTTTTACTGGCCGATTCCCGGATTACCACCTTGAGCGTCGGAGCTACCACCGCCGCCGATCTGGATGAGCCGTTGCAGTGGGGCGATCGCACCGAACCCCTCACCCCCACTGAAGCGCAGATCCTCGCCCGTCTCCGCACCGCCCAAGGTGAAACCCTTGGCCCCGATTACTGTCAGCAATGCTACGCCTGCCTGCCCTGCCCCGCAGCGATCCAGATTCCGGAAGTTTTGCGGCTGCGGAATCTGGCGGTGGGTTATGAGATGACGGACTTTGGAAAGTATCGTTATGGGATGTTTGAAAAGGCGGGCCATTGGTTCCCCGGTCGCCGAGGCGATCGCTGCACCGACTGCGGCGACTGTCTGCCCCGTTGTCCCCATCACCTCAATATTCCCGCCCTTCTCCGTGACACCCATGCTCGCCTCCGGGGCCCATCCCGCCGCCGCCTTTGGGAGGATTAA
- a CDS encoding bifunctional nuclease family protein: MIEMTVAGIALDAYTRSPIVLLKDGSDRRALPICIGQDQAKSIIGALEQHDPPPRPLTHDLIGNIFDSLDLSLSKIVIHALQDSTFYALLCLEWGDQTREIDCRPSDAIAIALRTNSPIWVVEEVVAEASIPVDRDADEEERQAFRDFVADISPEDFIKMGRRQGTSES, encoded by the coding sequence ATGATTGAAATGACTGTTGCGGGTATTGCTCTCGATGCCTATACTCGGAGTCCCATTGTTCTACTCAAAGATGGGTCTGATCGTCGTGCTCTCCCCATTTGCATCGGCCAAGACCAAGCCAAATCAATTATTGGGGCGCTTGAACAGCATGACCCGCCGCCTCGCCCCCTGACCCATGACCTGATCGGCAATATTTTCGACAGCCTCGATCTTTCTCTGTCGAAGATCGTGATTCATGCGCTGCAAGATAGCACGTTTTACGCTTTGCTCTGTTTGGAATGGGGCGATCAGACCCGCGAAATTGACTGCCGCCCTAGTGATGCGATCGCGATCGCCCTGCGCACCAACAGCCCGATCTGGGTTGTGGAAGAAGTCGTCGCCGAAGCCTCGATCCCCGTCGATCGCGATGCCGACGAAGAAGAACGCCAAGCCTTCCGCGATTTTGTCGCCGATATTAGCCCCGAAGACTTCATCAAAATGGGACGACGACAGGGCACAAGCGAAAGTTAA
- the rpmF gene encoding 50S ribosomal protein L32, producing the protein MAVPKKKTSNAKRDQRRANWKRKAAFAAQKALSQGKSVLTGRSQSFVYPTDDEDDDDE; encoded by the coding sequence ATGGCAGTCCCCAAGAAGAAAACCTCCAATGCAAAACGCGATCAACGTCGCGCCAACTGGAAACGGAAAGCAGCCTTCGCGGCTCAAAAAGCGTTGTCCCAAGGTAAATCCGTCCTCACCGGACGATCTCAAAGTTTTGTATATCCCACGGATGACGAAGACGACGACGACGAATAA
- a CDS encoding dihydrolipoamide acetyltransferase family protein — MIRDIFMPALSSTMTEGKIVSWTKQPGDAVEKGETVVVVESDKADMDVESFHAGYLAVIITPAGEEAPVGSAIALLAETEAEIEQAKQQAASQTSGSAAAAAAAPAAPAPAPAAPASAAPAPATPAPAKTGRIVASPRAKKLAKQFKIDLATVNGSGPYGRIVAADLEQAAGQPATASPAPAAIATPAPAAAAPAPTVSPVTPGEVKPMNTLQKAVVTNMMASLQVPDFRVGYTITTDALDALYKQVKPKGVTMTALLAKAVAVTLAKHPIVNASYVENGIHYSSGINVSIAVAMPDGGLITPVLKNADQLDLYSLSRTWKDLVARSRSKQLQPDEYNSGTFTISNLGMFGVDRFDAILPPGQGAIMAVGASKPQLVAGDDGQFGVKRQMQVNLTCDHRVIYGADAASFLKDLAKLIETNPQSLTL; from the coding sequence ATGATCCGTGATATTTTTATGCCCGCACTCAGTTCCACCATGACTGAGGGAAAAATTGTCTCGTGGACCAAACAGCCTGGTGACGCAGTTGAAAAAGGCGAAACCGTCGTTGTTGTTGAATCCGACAAAGCTGATATGGACGTGGAATCGTTCCATGCTGGTTATCTGGCTGTGATTATTACCCCTGCGGGGGAAGAAGCTCCGGTGGGAAGTGCGATCGCGCTCCTCGCTGAAACTGAAGCCGAGATCGAACAGGCTAAACAACAAGCCGCCTCTCAAACCAGCGGTTCAGCCGCCGCCGCCGCCGCCGCCCCCGCCGCTCCTGCCCCCGCCCCGGCTGCTCCCGCTTCGGCTGCCCCTGCCCCGGCTACCCCCGCCCCGGCTAAAACGGGTAGAATCGTTGCCTCTCCCCGTGCGAAAAAACTCGCCAAGCAATTCAAAATCGACCTTGCGACGGTCAACGGGTCGGGCCCCTACGGTCGGATTGTGGCCGCTGATCTTGAACAGGCTGCGGGCCAACCCGCCACAGCATCGCCCGCTCCGGCAGCGATCGCAACCCCAGCCCCCGCCGCCGCTGCTCCCGCTCCCACCGTTTCCCCCGTCACCCCTGGGGAAGTGAAGCCGATGAACACCCTCCAAAAAGCCGTCGTCACCAACATGATGGCAAGCTTACAGGTTCCGGACTTCCGCGTTGGCTACACAATCACCACTGATGCCCTCGATGCCCTCTACAAGCAGGTGAAGCCCAAGGGCGTAACGATGACCGCCCTCCTCGCCAAGGCCGTAGCCGTCACCCTCGCCAAGCACCCCATTGTTAACGCTAGCTATGTGGAAAACGGTATCCACTACTCCAGCGGGATCAATGTTTCCATTGCGGTGGCGATGCCCGATGGTGGCCTGATTACGCCGGTATTGAAAAATGCCGATCAATTGGATCTCTACAGTTTGTCTCGCACCTGGAAAGACCTCGTGGCGCGATCGCGCTCCAAACAATTGCAGCCCGATGAGTACAACAGCGGCACATTCACCATCTCGAATTTGGGGATGTTTGGGGTGGATCGCTTTGATGCGATTTTGCCGCCGGGTCAAGGGGCGATTATGGCAGTGGGTGCGTCTAAACCGCAATTGGTGGCCGGTGATGATGGTCAATTTGGGGTGAAGCGGCAAATGCAAGTCAACCTCACCTGCGATCACCGGGTGATCTATGGTGCAGATGCGGCTTCGTTCCTCAAGGATTTGGCGAAATTGATCGAAACCAATCCCCAATCCCTGACGCTGTAG
- a CDS encoding WecB/TagA/CpsF family glycosyltransferase produces the protein MVSIREGSGPVQNSDLEFYIPNVGVIGSPVTAMSLESQISTVMQWAKAGWSKGVFAANVHMLMEAHWNPEFAKILQQADLVTPDGMPLVWVMKQLGLSQQDRVTGSDLFQYCCDQAQHEDVSVSFVGSDAETLEKMRDRLEKEYPKLAIAGMEPLPFRPLTPAEDQELIERINASGAGLVFVALGCPKQERWIIEHRGKINAVMLGVGAVFPFYAGTVQRAPERMQQLGLEWLHRLQQEPKRLWKRYAGTIPPFVLLAAKQIALQAQAKLQDPKQPIHQYRHAQPIGELLQKAGLLTAEQVQEILADKERYPNLQFGQILAQRGWLKPETVDFLIEHLPQLPVEDIRQPIGMYLKLAGLLDDEQVQEILEAQNQEGLRFGEIAAQKGWLKQETVDWIVNSMNISTPLPTE, from the coding sequence ATGGTCAGTATTCGCGAAGGCTCAGGCCCAGTTCAGAATTCAGATTTAGAGTTTTATATCCCCAACGTGGGGGTGATTGGTTCACCAGTGACGGCGATGAGTTTGGAGTCACAAATTAGCACGGTCATGCAGTGGGCTAAGGCAGGCTGGAGTAAAGGAGTCTTTGCGGCTAATGTCCACATGTTGATGGAAGCGCACTGGAATCCTGAATTTGCCAAAATCTTGCAGCAAGCGGATCTGGTGACTCCGGATGGGATGCCGCTGGTGTGGGTAATGAAGCAACTGGGTTTGAGCCAGCAAGACCGGGTGACGGGGAGTGATTTGTTTCAGTATTGCTGCGATCAGGCCCAACATGAAGATGTGAGTGTTTCCTTTGTGGGGTCTGATGCGGAAACCCTCGAAAAAATGCGCGATCGCCTCGAAAAAGAATATCCAAAACTGGCGATCGCCGGCATGGAACCCCTGCCCTTCCGCCCCCTCACCCCCGCAGAAGACCAAGAACTGATCGAACGCATTAACGCCAGCGGTGCGGGCCTCGTCTTTGTCGCCCTCGGTTGCCCCAAGCAAGAACGTTGGATCATTGAACATCGCGGCAAAATTAACGCCGTCATGCTTGGGGTTGGGGCCGTCTTTCCGTTCTACGCGGGGACGGTGCAACGCGCCCCCGAACGGATGCAGCAACTAGGCCTCGAATGGCTCCACCGCCTCCAACAAGAACCCAAACGCCTGTGGAAACGCTACGCCGGAACGATCCCGCCGTTTGTCCTGTTGGCTGCGAAACAAATCGCGCTCCAAGCCCAAGCCAAACTCCAAGACCCCAAACAACCCATCCATCAATACCGGCACGCTCAACCCATCGGCGAATTGCTGCAAAAAGCGGGTCTCTTAACCGCAGAACAGGTGCAGGAAATTCTGGCCGACAAAGAGCGATACCCCAATCTCCAATTTGGTCAAATCCTGGCCCAGCGGGGTTGGCTGAAGCCGGAAACCGTGGATTTTCTGATCGAACATTTACCGCAACTCCCCGTTGAAGACATCCGGCAACCCATCGGGATGTATCTCAAGTTAGCGGGCTTGTTAGATGATGAGCAAGTCCAAGAAATTCTCGAAGCGCAAAACCAAGAGGGCTTGCGTTTTGGTGAAATTGCCGCTCAAAAAGGATGGCTGAAGCAAGAAACGGTCGATTGGATCGTGAATTCGATGAATATTTCCACTCCCCTGCCCACTGAATAG
- a CDS encoding glycoside hydrolase family 55 protein yields the protein MLIVQAMLLPVAVGAIAATLFPQPVASQTYQSLQAFFTERHERFPALPEAAGGVINVRDYGAVGDGVTDDTAAFQRALSRDEIANGSKIIYIPDGTYLLRDTVQWPRGEHDGLAYKRTTVLGESRQGTILKLADGAAGFGDRTSPKPLLDTGENRANGFRNRVENLTLDTGRNNPGAIALKFNSNNGGGVFDVQMRSGDRQGVSGLDLTAPEVGPLLVKNLEVIGFAHGIHVGGGQTNSVHMENIHLRDQTQAGIRQVMQVLTLRNLVSENPVPAVEMLAHGATLSLLGARLTNTGPADLSAITTRYRPDGNSTPGENATMATLLIDVEQQGYGNTATLYDCNTGALTPLTGNIPYWSCADPLGTAAKTPPFQLPVRDTPRLPDDLGKVAIAQGNRSADIQAAIDTPGVDTVFLPNRTYEITEPVQIRGTVRRITGMGARISNDSVEPSFRLEAGDAPIVVIERLEEASVLQNSDRTLVVQKSSLRSYANTPQGNGDTFLEDIVTNQVTMQHQALWARSLNVEGRPPAGEAKIINKGGQLWVLGLKTENPGTILSTHAQGKTDVIGGLIYINQDIPDTQPPQPQYVQNESDLAVVTRTYAPTAIGYPVLIRETTGGHTTDIVNPNRNRSDRFFYVETTASTPATDQHPDLEQLGRHFQKHITTPEPSWLLPTAVLLWIGTKLRRSSH from the coding sequence ATGTTGATTGTTCAGGCGATGCTGTTGCCTGTCGCGGTGGGGGCGATCGCAGCAACACTGTTCCCTCAACCGGTTGCCAGCCAAACCTATCAATCCCTTCAGGCTTTTTTTACGGAACGCCATGAGCGTTTCCCGGCATTGCCAGAAGCGGCGGGCGGGGTGATTAATGTGCGGGACTATGGAGCCGTGGGGGATGGCGTGACGGATGATACGGCGGCGTTTCAGCGGGCATTATCCCGCGATGAGATTGCCAATGGCAGTAAAATCATCTACATCCCCGATGGGACGTATCTGCTCAGGGACACGGTGCAATGGCCCAGGGGCGAGCATGACGGTTTGGCCTATAAACGCACGACGGTTTTAGGGGAAAGTCGGCAGGGTACGATTTTGAAGCTGGCGGATGGGGCGGCGGGATTTGGCGATCGCACCTCGCCCAAACCCCTTTTGGATACCGGGGAAAACCGCGCCAATGGGTTCCGCAATCGGGTGGAAAATCTCACCCTCGATACCGGGCGCAATAATCCGGGTGCGATCGCCCTGAAATTCAATTCCAACAATGGCGGCGGCGTGTTTGATGTTCAGATGCGATCGGGTGATCGCCAAGGAGTCAGCGGCCTCGACCTCACCGCCCCCGAAGTGGGCCCCCTCCTCGTGAAAAATCTAGAGGTGATCGGCTTTGCCCACGGGATTCATGTGGGCGGCGGTCAAACCAACTCCGTCCACATGGAAAATATTCACCTCCGCGATCAAACCCAAGCCGGGATTCGCCAAGTAATGCAGGTGTTGACCCTGCGGAATCTCGTTAGCGAAAACCCCGTGCCCGCCGTTGAAATGCTCGCCCACGGTGCGACCCTCTCCCTCCTCGGCGCTCGTCTCACGAACACCGGCCCCGCTGACCTGAGTGCCATCACGACCCGCTATCGTCCCGACGGCAACAGCACCCCCGGTGAAAATGCCACTATGGCCACATTGCTGATCGATGTGGAACAGCAGGGCTATGGCAACACTGCCACACTGTACGACTGTAACACCGGAGCATTAACGCCGCTGACGGGGAATATCCCCTACTGGTCTTGCGCTGACCCCCTCGGTACGGCAGCCAAAACCCCGCCGTTTCAACTGCCGGTACGTGATACGCCTCGCTTACCCGATGATCTGGGCAAGGTTGCGATCGCCCAAGGCAACAGGAGCGCAGACATTCAAGCCGCCATCGATACGCCGGGTGTGGATACGGTGTTTCTGCCCAATCGCACCTATGAGATCACAGAACCCGTGCAGATTCGTGGTACGGTGCGCCGGATTACGGGCATGGGCGCACGGATTAGCAACGATTCCGTGGAGCCGAGTTTTCGACTGGAGGCGGGCGATGCGCCGATCGTAGTGATCGAACGGTTAGAAGAGGCCAGCGTGCTGCAAAATAGCGATCGCACCCTTGTTGTTCAAAAATCCTCCCTGCGCAGCTATGCCAACACCCCCCAAGGCAACGGCGACACCTTTTTAGAAGACATTGTGACCAATCAAGTCACGATGCAGCATCAAGCCCTATGGGCGCGGAGCTTGAATGTCGAAGGGCGACCGCCAGCCGGTGAGGCGAAAATCATCAACAAGGGCGGCCAGCTTTGGGTGCTGGGGTTAAAAACGGAAAATCCTGGCACGATTCTCAGTACCCACGCTCAGGGTAAAACGGATGTCATTGGCGGCCTGATCTACATCAACCAAGACATTCCCGATACCCAACCCCCTCAACCTCAATATGTGCAAAATGAATCCGATCTCGCTGTGGTCACTCGCACCTATGCACCCACCGCCATCGGCTATCCCGTCCTCATCCGTGAAACCACAGGGGGTCACACCACCGACATTGTCAATCCCAATCGCAATCGAAGCGATCGCTTCTTCTACGTAGAAACCACAGCCTCCACCCCAGCGACCGATCAACACCCTGATCTTGAGCAATTGGGCCGTCATTTCCAAAAACACATCACCACCCCTGAGCCGTCCTGGCTGCTTCCCACTGCTGTCCTGCTCTGGATTGGGACGAAGCTGCGCCGCTCCTCCCATTAG
- a CDS encoding CHAT domain-containing protein gives MLVFLGVVAWSPARGQVQADARVADARVADARVADARVADAIAAMEQEWSGEYAEYWGLELGEVEIQVEEIAAKLTELEQVTGQKGAVLWLMSKPDALNLALTTPDTLAVSRDIPAANANALMQTMREFQREVSQPRNLNSDRYLGAASRLYDWMIAPLAEILRRDGIDLLLICGGNGLRSFPFAALYDQANQQFLVEQFSLAQIPAFNLLNTAAHRLDQATVLAMGASEFQEQAPLPGVETELANIPSRWRDRAFLNSEFTQRRLRRERRACNCDIVHLATHADFNAGTPQDSYIQFFRDRLELDDIERFAWDDPPVELVVLSACETAAGNAEAELGFAGLIVKSGARSALASLWYISDLGTVGVMGEFYHALQTAPTKAVALQQAQLAMLRGQVAIADRQLQTRAGAIDLDPVILTQTQNGQTFTHPFYWAAYTLIGNAW, from the coding sequence ATGTTGGTGTTTTTGGGGGTTGTGGCTTGGAGTCCAGCGCGAGGACAGGTGCAGGCTGACGCGAGGGTGGCTGACGCGAGGGTGGCTGACGCGAGGGTGGCTGACGCGAGGGTGGCTGACGCGATCGCCGCCATGGAACAGGAGTGGAGCGGGGAATACGCGGAGTATTGGGGGCTTGAACTGGGCGAGGTTGAGATTCAAGTTGAAGAAATTGCCGCCAAACTGACGGAACTAGAGCAAGTCACGGGACAAAAGGGGGCGGTATTGTGGTTAATGTCGAAACCCGATGCCTTGAATCTTGCCCTCACCACCCCCGACACGCTGGCCGTCAGTCGGGATATTCCTGCTGCCAATGCCAACGCATTGATGCAAACGATGCGGGAATTTCAGCGGGAAGTGTCGCAGCCCCGTAACCTGAACTCTGATCGCTATTTGGGTGCTGCGAGTCGGCTTTATGATTGGATGATTGCCCCTCTTGCTGAAATTTTGCGCCGAGATGGGATTGATTTGCTGTTGATTTGCGGGGGGAATGGGCTGCGATCGTTTCCCTTTGCGGCGTTGTACGACCAGGCAAATCAACAATTTCTCGTTGAACAATTCAGCCTCGCCCAGATTCCGGCGTTTAATCTCCTGAACACGGCTGCCCATCGGCTCGATCAGGCGACGGTGCTCGCGATGGGGGCTTCGGAATTTCAGGAACAAGCACCACTGCCGGGGGTGGAGACTGAACTGGCGAATATTCCGTCCCGTTGGCGCGATCGCGCCTTTCTCAATAGCGAATTCACCCAACGGCGGTTACGGCGGGAGCGTCGCGCCTGTAACTGTGACATTGTCCATCTCGCCACCCATGCCGATTTCAACGCCGGAACGCCGCAAGATTCCTACATTCAATTTTTCCGCGATCGCTTAGAACTCGACGACATTGAGCGATTTGCCTGGGATGACCCGCCCGTGGAATTGGTGGTGCTCAGTGCCTGCGAAACGGCGGCGGGCAACGCCGAAGCAGAGCTAGGGTTTGCTGGGTTAATCGTCAAATCCGGGGCGCGATCGGCCCTGGCGAGTTTGTGGTATATCAGTGATTTGGGAACCGTGGGGGTGATGGGTGAGTTTTATCACGCCCTCCAAACTGCACCCACCAAGGCGGTGGCCCTCCAACAGGCTCAACTGGCCATGTTGCGCGGTCAGGTGGCGATCGCTGACCGCCAACTCCAAACCCGCGCCGGTGCGATCGACCTCGACCCCGTCATCCTCACCCAAACCCAAAACGGCCAAACCTTCACCCACCCCTTCTATTGGGCCGCCTACACCCTGATCGGCAACGCCTGGTAA
- a CDS encoding DUF2839 domain-containing protein, with protein sequence MGESKRRKESLGEKYGQEERILPWVPITKRQSEQFMAITTRGAWIGIGALATGWFTVRFIGPAFGWWDVQ encoded by the coding sequence ATGGGCGAATCTAAACGACGCAAGGAATCCCTCGGCGAAAAATACGGCCAAGAAGAGCGAATCTTACCCTGGGTTCCGATCACCAAACGCCAATCGGAACAATTCATGGCAATCACCACCCGTGGAGCTTGGATCGGCATCGGGGCATTAGCCACAGGCTGGTTTACGGTGCGCTTCATCGGCCCGGCCTTTGGCTGGTGGGATGTGCAGTAG
- a CDS encoding DUF952 domain-containing protein, whose amino-acid sequence MTRPVAPIFHITPRTAWNAAQALGNYRPPSLATEGFIHASTLEQVIATANRFFAGQTELVLLRIECDRLHAELAWEAVPDHGTFPHLYGPLNLDAVTAVYPLTADPHHGFTLPPDLQSPKTTPEQRA is encoded by the coding sequence GTGACGCGACCCGTTGCGCCGATTTTCCACATCACCCCCCGGACGGCCTGGAACGCTGCCCAAGCTCTGGGCAACTATCGGCCGCCCTCCTTAGCCACCGAGGGCTTTATCCATGCCTCCACCCTAGAGCAGGTGATCGCGACGGCGAATCGTTTTTTTGCCGGTCAGACAGAATTGGTATTGTTGAGGATTGAGTGCGATCGCCTCCATGCCGAATTGGCATGGGAAGCCGTGCCGGATCATGGCACATTTCCCCACCTCTACGGCCCCCTCAACCTCGATGCCGTTACCGCCGTCTACCCCCTTACCGCCGATCCACACCACGGCTTCACCCTCCCCCCCGACCTCCAATCCCCCAAAACCACACCAGAACAAAGGGCTTAA